One segment of Massilia sp. Se16.2.3 DNA contains the following:
- a CDS encoding PHB depolymerase family esterase, protein MKLNNKLFAQMRAATRNLMHKSPVDTNQVIQDALKNASVYTEAAQQHMRGMGQMPTGSSPQQGTPAVDVQGMLAELSRNFSQGIGQGTGYRAANEPAEVLPGSFSEGSHTNAAGTRSYKLYVPSGYRGEPVPLVVMLHGCTQDPDDFATGTKMNALAEEMNCLVVYPAQSRQANASRCWNWFNNVDQRRDQGEPSIIAGITRDIMARYTIDKAKVYVAGLSAGGAMAAIMGTLYPDLYAAVGVHSGLPFAAAHDLPSALAAMKGDFRRGHQPNKAIPIIVFHGDQDTTVHPTNGDAIMVPARDAADAMAIEPGRVPNGHAFTRTVHKRADGKPRGEHWVIHGAGHAWSGGSARGSYTDGKGPDASREMMRFFATQQ, encoded by the coding sequence ATGAAACTGAATAACAAGCTGTTCGCGCAGATGCGTGCCGCCACCCGCAACCTGATGCACAAGAGCCCGGTGGACACGAACCAGGTGATCCAGGACGCCCTGAAAAACGCCTCCGTCTATACCGAGGCGGCGCAGCAGCACATGCGCGGCATGGGGCAGATGCCGACGGGGTCCAGCCCGCAGCAGGGAACGCCCGCTGTCGACGTACAGGGCATGCTGGCTGAACTGAGCCGCAATTTCAGCCAGGGCATTGGCCAGGGCACCGGCTACCGCGCGGCCAACGAACCGGCCGAGGTCCTGCCCGGCAGTTTCAGCGAAGGCAGCCACACCAATGCCGCCGGCACCCGCAGTTATAAACTATATGTCCCGAGCGGCTACAGGGGCGAACCGGTTCCCCTGGTGGTGATGCTGCACGGCTGCACCCAGGACCCCGACGATTTCGCCACCGGCACCAAGATGAATGCACTGGCGGAAGAAATGAATTGCCTGGTCGTGTACCCGGCCCAGTCGCGCCAGGCAAATGCTTCGCGCTGCTGGAACTGGTTCAACAACGTCGACCAGCGCCGCGACCAGGGGGAGCCGTCGATCATTGCCGGCATCACGCGCGACATCATGGCCAGGTACACGATCGACAAGGCGAAGGTGTACGTGGCCGGACTATCGGCTGGCGGCGCCATGGCCGCCATCATGGGCACGCTCTACCCGGACCTGTACGCGGCCGTCGGCGTGCACTCGGGCCTGCCGTTCGCGGCGGCGCACGATTTGCCCTCGGCGCTGGCGGCGATGAAGGGCGACTTCCGGCGCGGACACCAGCCGAACAAAGCGATTCCGATCATCGTCTTCCACGGCGACCAGGACACAACGGTGCACCCGACCAATGGCGACGCGATCATGGTACCGGCACGCGACGCCGCCGACGCCATGGCCATCGAGCCGGGCCGCGTGCCCAATGGCCATGCGTTCACGCGTACGGTGCACAAGCGCGCCGACGGCAAGCCCCGGGGCGAGCACTGGGTCATCCACGGCGCGGGCCATGCATGGTCGGGCGGCAGCGCACGCGGCAGCTACACGGATGGCAAGGGCCCGGATGCCAGCCGCGAGATGATGCGCTTCTTTGCCACGCAGCAGTGA
- a CDS encoding pyrimidine 5'-nucleotidase, whose amino-acid sequence MSNHKLLPRVWLFDLDNTLHDASHAIFPAISANMNTYIARLLHDGVNEVTQARIDAARLGYWKRYGATLLGLMRHHGVDARDFLHRTHDLGDLRRLMRSETGLGRLLLRLPGRKILLTNAPTAYSMRVMRHLNLGRHFAHHIAIEQMHVHRQLRPKPSKLMLTRLLRRHGVAARDCVLVEDTLANLKSAKQLGLRTVWVTQYLRHGERSTLAAARPRRLISPKYVDVKVKSVRQLPKRLSRLR is encoded by the coding sequence GTGTCGAATCATAAACTCCTCCCTCGCGTCTGGCTATTCGATCTGGACAACACCCTGCACGACGCCTCGCACGCGATTTTTCCGGCGATCAGCGCCAACATGAACACCTATATCGCGCGCCTGCTGCATGACGGCGTCAACGAGGTGACGCAGGCCCGCATCGATGCCGCCCGCCTCGGCTACTGGAAGCGCTATGGCGCCACCCTGCTCGGCCTGATGCGCCACCACGGCGTCGATGCGCGCGACTTCCTGCACCGGACCCACGACCTGGGCGACCTGCGCCGCCTGATGCGCTCGGAGACAGGCCTCGGGCGCCTGCTGCTGCGCCTGCCGGGCCGGAAGATCCTCTTGACCAACGCGCCCACCGCCTATTCGATGCGCGTGATGCGCCACCTGAACCTGGGCCGCCACTTCGCCCACCATATCGCCATCGAGCAGATGCACGTCCACCGCCAGCTGCGTCCGAAGCCGTCGAAGCTGATGCTCACGCGCCTGCTGCGCCGCCATGGCGTGGCCGCGCGCGACTGCGTGCTGGTCGAAGACACGCTGGCCAACCTGAAAAGCGCCAAGCAGCTCGGCCTGCGCACCGTGTGGGTGACCCAGTACCTGCGCCATGGCGAACGCAGCACGCTGGCCGCGGCGCGCCCACGGCGCCTTATTTCCCCAAAGTATGTCGATGTCAAAGTAAAATCCGTGCGCCAGCTGCCGAAACGGCTGAGCAGACTCCGCTAA
- the slmA gene encoding nucleoid occlusion factor SlmA → MASTKPGQRKLQILQALAAMLEQPKGEKITTAALAARLEVSEAALYRHFASKAQMYEGLIDFIEASVFGVINQIAEKEERGIDQAYAILTMLLGFAANNPGMTRVLIGDALVGEDERLQLRMNAFYDRVELACKGALRLAVSQGHGKEDDVAERASLLVSYITGRWHRYAKSGFRQNPQDTTGVQLSLLLAA, encoded by the coding sequence ATGGCAAGCACCAAGCCAGGCCAGCGCAAGCTGCAAATCCTCCAGGCCCTGGCCGCAATGCTCGAGCAGCCCAAAGGCGAGAAGATCACCACCGCCGCGCTGGCGGCCCGCCTTGAGGTCTCGGAGGCGGCGCTGTACCGCCACTTCGCCAGCAAGGCGCAGATGTACGAAGGCCTGATCGACTTCATCGAGGCCAGCGTGTTCGGCGTGATCAACCAGATCGCCGAGAAGGAAGAGCGCGGCATCGACCAGGCCTACGCCATCCTCACCATGCTGCTCGGCTTTGCCGCCAACAATCCGGGCATGACGCGGGTGCTGATCGGCGACGCCCTGGTCGGCGAGGACGAGCGCCTGCAGCTGCGCATGAACGCCTTTTACGACCGGGTTGAACTGGCCTGCAAGGGCGCGCTGCGCCTGGCCGTGAGCCAGGGCCATGGAAAAGAGGACGACGTGGCCGAGCGCGCCAGCCTGCTGGTGAGCTATATCACCGGCCGCTGGCACCGCTATGCCAAGAGCGGCTTCCGCCAGAACCCGCAGGATACGACGGGCGTACAATTATCCCTGCTGCTGGCGGCCTGA
- a CDS encoding CopG family transcriptional regulator: MIDLGQIDLLVSEGFYSNRTDLIRTAIRNQLNAHADVVRQTVARRSLVLGMHHYSRADLEAAQQAGIRLQIQVLGMASIASDVTVELALATIESISVLGALHASNAVKAALAERIR; the protein is encoded by the coding sequence ATGATCGACCTTGGGCAGATCGATTTGCTGGTCAGCGAGGGGTTTTACAGCAACCGCACCGACTTGATCCGTACGGCCATCCGCAACCAGCTCAACGCGCACGCCGATGTCGTGCGCCAGACCGTCGCCCGCCGCAGCCTCGTGCTTGGCATGCACCATTATTCGCGCGCCGACCTCGAAGCGGCGCAGCAGGCCGGCATCCGCCTGCAGATCCAGGTGCTGGGCATGGCCAGCATTGCCAGCGACGTCACGGTCGAACTGGCGCTGGCCACCATTGAATCGATTTCGGTACTTGGGGCGCTGCATGCAAGCAACGCCGTGAAGGCCGCCTTGGCAGAGCGCATTCGTTAA
- a CDS encoding nitronate monooxygenase family protein: MTLPPVLQDLSLPVIASPMFIASGPALVAAQCKAGIVGSFPALNARPAELLDTWLTELQAELRAYQAANPGAKVGPIAVNQIVHASNTRLEHDVEVCVKHQVPIIISSLRAPPKEMLDAVHSYGGIVLHDVVSIRHAEKALEAGVDGLILVAAGAGGHAGALSPFALVGEVRKFFSGPLALSGSIATGDAILAAQAMGADFAYIGSRWLATKESNVSEDYRKAIVESSAADIVYTNLFTGVHGNYLKKSIVNAGLDPDALPESDKSKMSFGDGTAKAWRDIWGAGQGVGLMDDVPTVAEMVARLKDEYAAARARLALR, translated from the coding sequence ATGACGCTGCCTCCAGTCCTGCAAGACCTGTCCTTACCCGTGATCGCTTCGCCGATGTTCATCGCCAGTGGTCCGGCACTCGTTGCGGCACAGTGCAAGGCCGGCATCGTCGGTTCCTTCCCGGCCCTGAACGCGCGTCCGGCCGAGCTGCTCGACACCTGGCTGACCGAGCTGCAAGCCGAACTGCGCGCCTACCAAGCCGCCAACCCCGGTGCCAAGGTGGGGCCGATCGCGGTGAACCAGATCGTGCACGCATCGAATACGCGCCTGGAACACGACGTCGAGGTTTGCGTCAAGCACCAGGTGCCGATCATCATCTCGTCGCTGCGCGCGCCGCCGAAGGAGATGCTCGACGCCGTGCACAGCTACGGTGGCATCGTGCTGCACGACGTGGTCTCGATCCGCCATGCCGAAAAGGCGCTGGAAGCGGGCGTCGATGGGCTGATCCTGGTGGCGGCCGGTGCCGGCGGCCATGCGGGCGCCCTGTCGCCGTTCGCGCTGGTGGGTGAAGTACGTAAATTCTTCAGTGGTCCGCTCGCGCTGTCCGGCTCGATCGCCACCGGCGACGCCATCCTCGCGGCGCAGGCGATGGGCGCCGATTTCGCCTATATCGGCTCGCGCTGGCTGGCAACAAAGGAATCGAACGTCAGCGAAGACTACCGCAAGGCGATCGTCGAATCGAGCGCGGCCGACATCGTCTACACGAACCTGTTTACTGGCGTGCACGGCAACTACCTGAAGAAGTCGATCGTCAACGCCGGCCTCGATCCGGACGCGCTGCCGGAATCGGACAAGAGCAAGATGAGCTTTGGCGACGGCACCGCCAAAGCCTGGCGCGATATCTGGGGCGCCGGCCAGGGCGTGGGCCTGATGGACGACGTGCCGACCGTGGCCGAGATGGTGGCGCGCCTGAAGGACGAATACGCCGCCGCGCGTGCGCGCCTGGCGCTGCGTTAA
- a CDS encoding hypoxanthine-guanine phosphoribosyltransferase: protein MPEFHHARARALLANARQIVTPEEVQAAVRHVADVLNARFGAEQSTAFPLVLGVMGGAVVFTGTLLPQLDFPLEFDYIHVSRYGDDDRGGEVGWKVIPRQNVAGRTIVVLDDILDAGETLAHVKQRLLDMGASEVIVAVFADKDLKRSKPIEADITGLTLPNEFVVGFGMDVYGYWRNLPGLWSINPADLTPSDPEPDHPIPDAKAS, encoded by the coding sequence ATGCCAGAATTCCACCACGCCCGCGCTCGCGCGCTGCTGGCCAATGCGCGCCAGATCGTTACTCCCGAAGAGGTACAAGCCGCCGTGCGGCATGTCGCTGATGTCCTCAATGCGCGCTTCGGTGCCGAGCAAAGCACTGCTTTCCCGCTGGTGCTGGGGGTGATGGGCGGTGCCGTCGTGTTCACCGGCACCCTGCTGCCGCAACTGGACTTCCCGCTCGAATTCGACTACATCCACGTCAGCCGCTATGGCGACGACGACCGGGGTGGCGAAGTCGGGTGGAAGGTGATTCCGCGCCAGAACGTGGCCGGACGCACGATCGTCGTGCTCGACGATATCCTCGACGCGGGAGAAACCCTGGCCCACGTGAAACAGCGCCTGCTCGACATGGGGGCCTCCGAGGTGATCGTCGCCGTGTTTGCGGACAAGGATCTCAAGCGGAGCAAGCCGATCGAGGCCGACATCACGGGGCTGACGCTGCCGAACGAGTTCGTCGTCGGCTTCGGCATGGATGTGTATGGTTACTGGCGTAATTTACCCGGGCTCTGGTCGATCAACCCAGCCGACCTCACGCCGAGCGACCCGGAACCGGATCATCCGATTCCGGATGCAAAAGCCTCCTGA
- a CDS encoding cysteine-rich CWC family protein: MSTCSRCGAAFGCAPADGGEGPCWCTTLPPVVPVPGAGAGCWCPACLRAHIAAAADPATEIKFQRDD; this comes from the coding sequence ATGAGCACCTGCAGCCGTTGCGGCGCTGCTTTCGGCTGCGCGCCCGCCGATGGCGGCGAGGGGCCGTGCTGGTGCACCACCTTGCCCCCGGTCGTGCCGGTGCCGGGCGCGGGAGCCGGCTGCTGGTGCCCGGCTTGCCTGCGTGCGCACATTGCCGCCGCTGCCGATCCCGCTACCGAGATAAAGTTCCAGCGCGACGATTGA
- a CDS encoding DUF1289 domain-containing protein, with protein sequence MSILSHPELQTPVPSPCINVCEMDKGSGLCRGCLRTIDEIVAWGRASDDAKRAIWAEIRRRESDIDFG encoded by the coding sequence ATGAGCATCCTGTCGCACCCCGAACTGCAAACGCCGGTGCCATCTCCTTGCATCAATGTCTGCGAGATGGACAAGGGGAGCGGCCTGTGCCGCGGCTGCCTGCGCACGATCGACGAGATCGTCGCCTGGGGGCGCGCGAGCGACGACGCCAAGCGCGCCATCTGGGCGGAAATTCGTCGGCGCGAGTCTGACATCGACTTCGGCTAG
- a CDS encoding TraB/GumN family protein: MRRPIIVVFLGLFLMALQAFAGERGALFKVTRGDHVLYLYGTIHAGKPEYYPLEPRMRTAVEQAPVLALEIDAMRDPAAAAAAFQQHGLFPADSPGYAGLAPERRQRIDTALKRQGVDPAAVAHVKPWMLTTMLAMMDMAKLGYDPALGVDQHLAQLVRGKRPIVELETVGYQASLLDRLPLEMQWRLLEETLEHMASGRQLREAREMFAAYEQADQGAQDALLNRIETDDSLEAKLMRELLLGERNGPMADKLAALLARENNVVAAVGLLHLLGKGGVPELLRRRGMRVERVY; this comes from the coding sequence ATGCGACGTCCGATTATAGTAGTGTTCCTGGGCCTGTTCCTGATGGCGCTCCAGGCGTTTGCCGGCGAGCGCGGCGCCCTGTTCAAGGTCACGCGGGGGGACCATGTGCTCTACCTGTACGGCACCATCCACGCCGGCAAGCCGGAGTATTATCCGCTCGAGCCGCGCATGCGCACTGCGGTGGAGCAGGCGCCGGTGCTGGCGCTGGAAATCGATGCCATGCGCGACCCCGCCGCGGCGGCGGCCGCCTTCCAGCAGCATGGTCTGTTCCCGGCCGACAGCCCGGGCTATGCCGGCCTGGCACCCGAGCGGCGCCAGCGCATCGACACCGCCCTGAAGCGGCAAGGTGTCGATCCGGCCGCCGTGGCACACGTGAAGCCCTGGATGCTGACGACGATGCTGGCGATGATGGACATGGCCAAGCTCGGCTACGACCCGGCCCTGGGTGTCGACCAGCACCTGGCGCAACTGGTGCGCGGCAAGCGCCCCATCGTCGAGCTGGAGACGGTAGGCTACCAGGCTTCCCTGCTCGACCGCCTCCCCCTGGAAATGCAGTGGCGGCTGCTGGAAGAAACGCTGGAGCACATGGCGTCCGGCCGCCAGCTGCGCGAGGCGCGCGAGATGTTCGCGGCCTACGAGCAGGCCGACCAGGGGGCGCAGGACGCATTACTGAATCGCATCGAAACGGACGACAGCCTGGAAGCCAAGCTCATGCGCGAGCTGCTGCTGGGCGAACGCAATGGTCCGATGGCCGACAAGCTTGCTGCGCTGCTGGCGCGCGAAAACAATGTGGTGGCGGCGGTGGGTTTATTGCACTTGCTGGGAAAAGGCGGCGTGCCGGAATTGCTGCGTCGGCGCGGCATGCGGGTCGAGCGCGTGTACTGA
- a CDS encoding thioesterase family protein — MNPELQPGLRFAWHYTVPPRATVPQLYHDTPFCRDMPEVLATGYMVGMMELACLNGMLPYLDWPREQSLGTMVEFRHLAPTPPGMTLRIEGEVLEVEGTRVRFRVQAWDDVERICEGTHERVVIDTARFNGRVERKAAAHAGGAA, encoded by the coding sequence ATGAACCCAGAACTGCAACCCGGCCTGCGCTTCGCATGGCACTACACCGTTCCGCCGCGCGCCACTGTGCCGCAGCTGTATCACGACACCCCGTTCTGCCGCGACATGCCCGAGGTGCTCGCCACCGGCTACATGGTCGGCATGATGGAGCTGGCTTGCCTGAACGGCATGCTGCCTTACCTCGACTGGCCGCGCGAACAAAGCCTGGGCACGATGGTCGAGTTCCGCCACCTGGCGCCGACGCCGCCGGGCATGACCCTGCGCATCGAGGGGGAAGTGCTGGAAGTGGAGGGCACGCGCGTGCGCTTCCGGGTCCAGGCCTGGGATGACGTCGAGCGCATCTGCGAAGGCACGCACGAGCGTGTCGTCATCGATACCGCCCGTTTCAATGGCCGCGTGGAACGCAAGGCCGCGGCGCATGCGGGAGGTGCCGCATGA
- a CDS encoding CoA-binding protein: protein MRTIAQILQDSKTIAIVGLSSKPERASYGVAEYLQQQGYRVLPVNPAYAGQEILGEPVHASLQEAADALAPSGQRVDIVDCFRKSEDIPPLARDAIAIRAGCLWMQLEIENQAAADLARAAGLDVVMNHCLKIEHRKLNA from the coding sequence ATGAGAACCATTGCCCAAATCCTCCAGGACAGCAAGACCATTGCCATCGTCGGCCTGTCCAGCAAGCCTGAGCGCGCCAGCTACGGCGTGGCCGAATACCTGCAACAGCAAGGCTACCGCGTCCTGCCCGTGAATCCGGCCTACGCCGGCCAGGAAATCCTCGGCGAACCGGTCCACGCCAGCTTGCAGGAAGCGGCCGACGCACTCGCGCCGAGCGGCCAGCGCGTCGACATCGTCGACTGCTTCCGCAAGTCCGAGGACATCCCGCCGCTGGCGCGCGACGCCATCGCGATCCGCGCCGGCTGCCTGTGGATGCAGCTCGAGATCGAGAACCAGGCCGCCGCCGACCTGGCACGCGCCGCCGGCCTCGACGTGGTGATGAACCACTGCCTGAAAATCGAACACCGCAAGCTCAACGCCTGA
- a CDS encoding aminopeptidase P family protein, whose amino-acid sequence MPITSSVQRAARLEQLRAAMARHGVDACVIPSSDPHLSEYLPRRWQGREWISGFTGSVGTFIATKDFAGVWTDGRYWTQAETELAGSHIALMKIPSGASLLHIDWLAANLQPGQTVAVDARVLGLAVARLLQDALSARGVTLRTDLDLLDEIWSERPGLPQDPLFQHEAPHATLARADKLAATRAAMAQLKAERHFISTLDDIAYLFNLRGSDVSFNPVFVAHALLEPEGATLFVAEGKASPELRAQLLQDGVRLAPYAAAADALGALPAGSSLLVDPRRITAGMRAAVPEGVRVIEAINPTTFAKSKKTELEAAHVRATMEQDGAALCEFFAWLEGTLADPQRAPLTELTIDEQITAARARRPGFVSPSFGTIAGFNANGAIMHYRASKEAHAVIEGDGLLLIDSGGQYLGGTTDITRVVPVGSITPAHRRDFTLVLKGMMALSGTTFPRGTRSPLLDAIARAPIWAANVDYGHGTGHGVGYFMNVHEGPQVISPSAAPDPHTAMEPGMITSIEPGIYKPGRWGIRIENLVLNVPATSPDGNGEFGEFLRFETLTLCPIDTRCLDLDLLHPHEVRWLNDYHAQVRARLLPHVSGAARDWLLLRTEAI is encoded by the coding sequence ATGCCCATCACCTCTTCGGTCCAGCGCGCCGCGCGCCTGGAACAGCTGCGCGCCGCCATGGCGCGTCACGGCGTCGACGCCTGCGTCATCCCCTCGAGCGATCCGCACCTGTCCGAATACCTGCCGCGCCGCTGGCAGGGGCGCGAGTGGATTTCCGGCTTTACCGGCTCGGTCGGTACCTTCATCGCGACGAAGGACTTCGCCGGGGTCTGGACCGACGGCCGCTACTGGACCCAGGCCGAGACCGAGCTGGCCGGATCGCACATCGCGCTGATGAAGATTCCGTCCGGCGCCAGCCTGCTGCACATCGACTGGCTGGCCGCCAACCTGCAGCCCGGCCAGACGGTGGCGGTGGACGCGCGCGTCCTCGGCCTGGCCGTCGCGCGCCTGCTGCAGGACGCGCTGTCGGCACGCGGTGTCACGCTGCGCACCGACCTCGATTTGTTGGATGAGATCTGGAGCGAGCGTCCCGGCCTGCCGCAAGACCCCTTGTTCCAGCACGAAGCGCCGCATGCGACGCTGGCACGCGCCGATAAACTCGCCGCCACCCGCGCCGCCATGGCGCAATTGAAAGCCGAACGCCATTTCATTTCCACGCTCGACGACATCGCCTATCTGTTCAACCTGCGCGGTTCCGACGTCAGTTTCAATCCCGTGTTTGTCGCCCACGCACTGCTCGAACCCGAGGGCGCGACCCTGTTCGTCGCCGAAGGCAAGGCATCCCCTGAACTGCGTGCGCAACTGTTGCAGGACGGCGTGCGCCTGGCGCCGTATGCCGCGGCCGCCGATGCGCTGGGCGCGCTGCCCGCCGGCAGCAGCCTGCTGGTCGACCCGCGCCGCATCACGGCCGGCATGCGCGCCGCCGTGCCGGAAGGCGTGCGCGTGATCGAGGCGATCAACCCGACCACCTTTGCCAAGTCGAAGAAGACGGAGCTTGAGGCGGCGCACGTGCGCGCCACCATGGAGCAGGACGGCGCCGCCCTGTGCGAATTCTTCGCCTGGCTGGAGGGCACGCTGGCCGACCCGCAGCGCGCCCCGCTCACCGAACTCACCATCGACGAGCAGATCACGGCCGCACGTGCGCGCCGTCCCGGTTTCGTCAGCCCGAGCTTCGGCACGATCGCCGGCTTCAATGCCAACGGCGCGATCATGCATTACCGCGCAAGCAAGGAAGCACACGCTGTCATCGAAGGCGACGGCTTGCTGCTGATCGATTCGGGCGGCCAGTACCTGGGCGGCACCACCGACATCACGCGCGTCGTCCCGGTGGGATCCATCACGCCCGCGCACCGGCGCGATTTCACGCTGGTGCTCAAAGGGATGATGGCCTTGTCCGGCACCACCTTCCCGCGTGGCACCCGTTCGCCGCTGCTCGACGCGATCGCGCGTGCGCCGATCTGGGCTGCCAATGTCGACTATGGCCACGGTACCGGCCACGGTGTCGGTTACTTCATGAACGTGCACGAAGGCCCGCAGGTGATTTCGCCGAGCGCGGCACCTGATCCGCACACGGCGATGGAGCCGGGCATGATCACCTCGATCGAGCCGGGCATCTACAAACCGGGGCGCTGGGGCATTCGCATCGAGAACCTGGTGCTGAACGTGCCCGCCACTTCGCCCGATGGCAATGGCGAGTTCGGCGAGTTCCTGCGCTTCGAGACACTGACCCTGTGCCCGATCGATACGCGCTGCCTCGACCTGGACCTGCTGCACCCGCATGAAGTGCGCT
- the argB gene encoding acetylglutamate kinase: protein MNAQLTSLNTGDQPSDLTAVSPQIKAQILAEALPYIRNFHGKTIVIKYGGNAMTDERLKHGFARDVILLKLVGMNPVVVHGGGPQIDNALKKIGKQGTFVQGMRITDEETMEVVEWVLGGEVQQDIVMLINHYGGQAVGLTGKDGGLIRARKMSMPDKDKPGEFLDIGFVGEIDAINPAVVKALQDDAFIPIISPIGFGQDGQAYNINADVVAGKIAEILKAEKLIMMTNIAGVQDKAGNLVTDLSAREIDEMFADGTISGGMLPKISSALDAAKSGVNTVHIIDGRIEHSLLLEVLTEQAFGTMIRSH, encoded by the coding sequence ATGAACGCTCAGCTGACCAGCCTGAACACCGGGGATCAACCAAGCGACCTGACTGCGGTTTCGCCGCAGATCAAGGCGCAGATCCTGGCCGAGGCGCTTCCTTACATCCGCAATTTCCACGGCAAGACCATCGTCATCAAATACGGCGGCAATGCCATGACCGACGAACGCCTGAAGCACGGCTTCGCGCGCGATGTCATCCTCCTGAAACTGGTGGGCATGAATCCGGTGGTGGTGCACGGCGGCGGTCCGCAGATCGACAACGCCCTGAAAAAAATCGGCAAGCAGGGCACCTTCGTCCAGGGCATGCGCATCACCGATGAAGAAACCATGGAAGTGGTCGAGTGGGTGCTGGGCGGCGAAGTGCAGCAGGACATCGTCATGCTGATCAACCATTACGGCGGCCAGGCAGTCGGCCTGACCGGCAAGGACGGCGGCCTGATCCGTGCGCGCAAGATGAGCATGCCGGACAAGGACAAGCCTGGCGAGTTCCTCGACATCGGCTTTGTGGGCGAAATCGACGCCATCAATCCGGCGGTCGTGAAAGCGCTGCAGGACGATGCCTTCATCCCGATCATCTCGCCGATCGGTTTCGGCCAGGACGGCCAGGCCTACAACATCAATGCCGACGTCGTCGCCGGCAAGATCGCGGAAATCCTGAAGGCTGAAAAGCTGATCATGATGACGAATATCGCCGGCGTGCAGGACAAGGCCGGCAACCTGGTGACCGACCTGTCGGCCCGCGAGATCGACGAGATGTTCGCGGACGGCACGATCTCGGGCGGCATGCTGCCGAAGATCTCGTCGGCACTGGACGCAGCCAAGTCGGGCGTGAACACGGTGCACATCATCGACGGCCGCATCGAGCACTCTTTATTGCTGGAAGTCTTGACCGAACAGGCATTTGGCACTATGATCCGCTCGCACTAA
- a CDS encoding glutathione peroxidase, with the protein MLKYATLATALLAAASAGAQPTAVVPHRPAVVAGAPAACPALLNQRFARLQDEAPQDLCQYAGKVVLVVNTASYCGYTRQYEGLERLYAKYGARGLVVLGFPSNDFKQEAESAKEIADLCYNTYGVKFPMFAKTAVTGANANPLHAALARQTGQAPKWNFGKYLIGRDGKVIEYFPSKVTPEDPQLVGKIEAAL; encoded by the coding sequence ATGCTGAAATACGCCACCCTTGCCACTGCCTTGCTGGCCGCTGCCAGCGCCGGTGCCCAGCCGACCGCCGTCGTCCCGCACCGGCCCGCCGTCGTGGCGGGCGCGCCGGCAGCCTGCCCGGCACTGCTGAACCAGCGCTTCGCGCGCCTGCAGGACGAGGCGCCGCAGGATCTGTGCCAGTACGCCGGCAAAGTCGTGCTGGTCGTGAACACGGCCAGCTACTGCGGCTACACCAGGCAGTACGAGGGGCTGGAAAGGCTGTATGCGAAATACGGTGCGCGCGGCCTGGTGGTGCTCGGCTTCCCGTCGAACGACTTCAAACAGGAAGCGGAAAGCGCCAAGGAAATCGCCGATCTCTGCTACAACACCTACGGCGTGAAATTCCCGATGTTCGCCAAGACCGCCGTCACCGGCGCGAACGCCAATCCGCTGCATGCGGCGCTGGCCAGGCAGACCGGCCAGGCGCCGAAGTGGAATTTCGGTAAATACCTGATCGGACGCGACGGCAAGGTGATCGAGTACTTCCCGAGCAAGGTAACGCCGGAAGATCCGCAGCTGGTCGGGAAGATCGAGGCGGCGCTGTAG